AGAAACGTGTGCGTTGTTGTGCCCTGCAATCATCTAACAAGActgattttttataaaaaggcAACATATTAATAATAGACAGAGCTGTTGTAGTAAAAGGGGCGTTAAATTGTATCATATTAATCATCAGTCTATAATGATACGAACTTTTTGTAACTCAATACAGGTTTTCTTGAGCTGCACATGTGAATTGCCGTGACAGattttaaagaaagaaagaaataacaAATTGATATGGAACATGAGGAAATTGTTGTTCATTAACAAAACAACAGTGCAGTAATTTTCAATCCACTCAATGgggataaaaaaaactttacctCCTTTGTAACAGTTACTCCATCTTCTTGGTAGTCATTATCATTCCTCTTCTACATATTCTTGATTTAAGTCTATTAAAAACCGTCTTTCTACACCCGAGGAATTCGATGATGAATCTTCAGAAAATCTTTGTGATGCTATCGACTCATCGGATACTTTGCGAGATGCTATAGACTCGTTGGAAATAACATTGGTGCTAGATGTTGAAATTACGCTTGGAGGTTGGCTGCTGAATTGCATAATATGATCAATCGAGGAAGTTTGTTCTTTTTTACAGACATCTAGAATGTGTTTGGGTGTGCGTTTTTTCAGGTGGGTGTGCCAATGGTTTTTTATTTCGTTATCACTTCTTCCCGGTAACTTTGCAGCTATGGCTGACCATCTTCAAAACATCACAGAAAGTTTTATAAGCATAACCCAAACAATTTCTTTACCCTGTCTAATCTTCCATTATTAAAAGATGCAGAAACCATATTCGTTTTGCTAACATCATCACCACATTATGCTATCTAAAATTGATCCACATTAAGAATtattttcttgttctttattttGTCTACCTAACTTTAGGTGTTGCATCCACAAGTCTTTATACGTATCAAAAactatatttgatttttagtcaCATTCTCTCGTCAATCTAACGCCATTTGGCTATAGATTTAAGATTTACATAATTTGATACAATTGgtaagttaatttattatacaGCAAATTAACTATTTTACAAGGAAAATGCATAAATAATCACCAAATCATTTATCATATCCCTTCAGGCCATAATCTATTATGcaacaaattatatactctgatcaaatcaactaaagggTAAAAGTGAGATTGGTTAACATACCTATTTCCCATTTCTTTGTGATACTTATCGATGAGATCTTCCTCTTCTTTACTAAAATTTCCACGTTTCACAGTCGGTCTTAAATAATTCATCCATCTCAATCTGCAACTCTTTCCACATCTAGCTAATCCTAATTTTCAGCAAGAATAATTTCATCAAAACAcaatttacaaattttaaaatatagatatatcaaatcaaatccaaCACCCTTTTACAACTACCCCTGTTTCGAATCATAACACCAATTTCTCCCCATTTTTCACAAACATGTTGATCTTCTGACTCAACTGAATTTTTCCttatctcaatttttttttttaaattcctcaTCTTCAAAACCAACTAGACTACCAAATCAACAAATAATTCTCCcctaaaaaaaaaggagaaaatacACACGCATACAAAATGACATTGAAACCAAAAACAATATCAAATTAAGCCGTCTATTGTCTATTTGACTTTTCAACCGACTGTCTGCATCCCGGACCATATCATGTCAcactaatatcaaattataagaaaacaataataataaatgatcaTAAAggaatatataagaaaaatggaGCAACTGGGGTTAAAGTGTACACACCAGCATATTTAGGAAGTTCGCGCCAATTCCAATGGCCATAACGTTGAACATAAGATCTTAATTGATTATCTTCTTCTTCACTCCATGCTCCTTTTTTTATTCCATTTTTATCAACACAAGGTGCTCTCAccattttcactttttaacttcttctctctttttagatctatctatatctgtatctataggTTTCTATTTTTTGTTTCTCTCTTTAACTGACTATTTACTattattgttgtttatttctttctctctctctctctctctctctctctcatcaGCTGCTGCAGTGGTTGGCATGGTGGGTGATCAGTTCAAAGTCTTTAAAAGGTTAGTTACCAATCAACAtctattattttaatacaaaaCATATTTACAGTCTAACTACTTCTATGTTTCATTGCTAGACAATCCTTGCCTTGTGTTTTTCTCatgttttcacttttggtccttGGTTTTTtggatttatgtttttttttgctaaCGAATAAAGTCCGACTATTTGAAGTAATCCAATGACGAAAACGTCCGCGAATGTAGACAACACTGGATAGTTTAACCTACCATGTAGCTTCATTCTTTAAATCTTTCCAAAAAAACCAATTTGATGATTAAAAATattgtcatctacaacaattttCTGTTTCAGACAGCTATATACTATACAGTAAATACGTGTAATTGTTGTAATATGGTAAATTTTTGTTGTGAATATATCacttcttttaaaaatatgattCATGCGTAAAATTTAAATGTCTTGTCAGTTTATGGGTATATAATTGTCaagaaacaattttttttggCAATATGTGTTTCTTTGGTTTCTTTACCTACTTTCCTATCTCAAATATATTTGTTTCAACATAAAATTTAGTCAACTATGTTTGCTTGTCTCTTAGTTAATACACTCTTAATGgatattataacttataagagtTGTGTTTAAGCATATCCTCATTTGGTTAGTCTCACCAAACTATACCGAAATATTTgactgtgttttttttttcttcttttgtgtTTGTATATACATGCACACACCTTTTTTTGGTTTTGCGAAAAA
The Erigeron canadensis isolate Cc75 chromosome 2, C_canadensis_v1, whole genome shotgun sequence DNA segment above includes these coding regions:
- the LOC122588926 gene encoding transcription factor MYB4-like — translated: MVRAPCVDKNGIKKGAWSEEEDNQLRSYVQRYGHWNWRELPKYAGLARCGKSCRLRWMNYLRPTVKRGNFSKEEEDLIDKYHKEMGNRWSAIAAKLPGRSDNEIKNHWHTHLKKRTPKHILDVCKKEQTSSIDHIMQFSSQPPSVISTSSTNVISNESIASRKVSDESIASQRFSEDSSSNSSGVERRFLIDLNQEYVEEE